The DNA region ACATCTTGCAAGCTCAAAGGTATTTTTTTTGGTGTAGCTATgtttttagaatatttttggGTTTCTATTAAAAGAGGTTTTTTACTCACGAATTCAAAATTTAGCAATTGGGACTGGTTTTAGCATCCGTTAGAGTTACCCTTAGCTTCGGAGACTATAGTTATAAAGTGTGCTACAGTGCATGACTTTGATGTGACTGATTTACTGTAGCGTGGGCACTGTTTATAGGTACTGTGATGACTGCGCTGTAGCATAGCACATCGGTAAAGTTCCTCCCAGCAAAGTCAGAGGATCATCGTCCCATGTAGTGAGCTGTTTCTAGGAAAGCTCGGCGTCTATATGTGCATCCAGGGCGCTAGGCCTCTGCAGTACATACACATAAGAATGTTATCATAAGTTTATTGCCCTACTCAACTGTACCAAGCCATTGCCCTGCATTTGCCGCTTCCAAATGAGTAGCTTCTCTGTAGCTGAACACAAAAACATCCAAGCGGTGGACTACTAAACTTGCCACACGAACTTGGCCACTAGATTCCTCCCAACATCCTCACGGCATTTTTGCAGAGTTGACGCGTCGATCCGAGTAGTTACTCATGGCGCGTTCGATCTGATACCTTGTTTCATGCTCATTCTATTCAATATTGATCTCGGTGACGAGATTTTCCAGGTTGCTAGTATAGATCACTGGCATTGAAGGAAGTCTGGGCTGGGGTAGCATTGGAGAAAATTTCACATTCAATGATGATAAGTTTTCCCCTCTGGCACCCTGTACTTGAAAGACTTGCATATCTAGCATCTATTTAGTAGAGCTCTTATGATTCAAAATTTTTGGATGAAGTGATCCTCTAAGTAAAATGATTTTGTAATTAAAAGTGATTTTCTAGGTAAACTCTACACATAAAATGATTCTGTATGAAAAGTGAATCAGAAGAAGTTATTTTCTTTAGCTCCTAACATCTATGATCTGTTGGGTAGAGCTCTTCCTGATTCAAATTCTTTgcggagagtgattctctgggggaattgattctgtggctgaaaatgattctctagaataaactatatggaggaagtgattttgtgtgggaagtgaatcagggggAAACTGTTTTTTTCAGTTTTCCAGCTTCcagttcatttcagataatcactacTACGGATTTCATTCAGATAGCTAAAAGCCAAAAGCCGCTATTTAGCAGAGTTTCCCTGATTCCAGCCGAGAAATTGCTCTAAGTCTCTAAGaactctgccaaacagaccCCTAGTctatttcagataatcactctcATAAATTTTATTCAAGAAGTTAAAACTgaaaattattgtttaacaGAGCTTTTTCCAATACCTCATATCCAGTGCTATGACCTATGAGCctgtttttttatataaaaaataatctgTGAGCCTGTGACCTTTCTAATTGGACCCAATGCACGAGTCATAACTCACAACTGCATATATCGTGCTAATATTACAACATTTGCAATAACTCATCAGTGGTTGTGTAGTCGCTATTGATGCCTCCATCTTGTTCCTGACATTTCTAGTGCCGAAGTGCCTCGTCACAGCATCAGCACCCCCTCAACTACCCCTGCATTTCCTTATCAAACTCATAAATAGTCGCCATTGCAGATGGGAGAATCAATGTGGATAgccatgcaatgcaatgcaaagcAAGGCAAGGCAGCATGGACTGGGCTTGGCAAATCGCCATGAGCACGTACTATATTCACACAGTGTCATCATGCCAACGCTGCACCATGCCTTGCTCTGAAAGAGCACTACTCTGAATGATAACCGGGCCCTACCGATTAAGCTGGGGTGCTTTCTGGTCTTGTCAGGACAGTTTGTGCGCACGCGTGTATAGTTATAGACCCATAACAAACCCCATTAACTACTTCGATTGTGTGTTTCATCTCTGCTTTGGCAGGCACACTTATATAAGACTCGCAGGCCACAAGCTTTCCATTAAGCAAACCAGAACGTGATTCTCCTTCAGAACACGAACACTCTTCAGAGTTCAGATGGCAGCGAGGGATAGCCGTGCTCCGGCTATGGTGCAGGTGAGGTGCTTGCTGGTGTTGGCTGTCTTCCTCTTGGTGGGAACCCATGGCGGTGACGCGCAGCCGCTCGTGCCGGGGGTCATGACGTTCGGCGACTCGACGGTCGACGTCGGGAACAATGACTACCTACACACCATCATCAAGGCGAACTTCCCGCCCTACGGCAGGGACTTCGAGAACCATGTGGCCACGGGGAGGTTCTGCAACGGCAAGCTGGCCACCGACATCACCGGTCAGACTCTCTTACTCTTGTTAGATGGCATTCTTGCGTATACGTAGGTGCAGACATGCAGTTGTGTTCTCTACTTCTCTAACAGAGATCTTGTGCTTCGACTTCTTCTATGGTTGCAGCTGATACGTTGGGGTTTACTAGCTACGCCCCTGCATACCTCAGCCCACAGGCGTCAGGGAAGAACCTTCTGATGGGAGCCAACTTCGCATCGGCAGGATCTGGGTACTACGACCACACGGCACGTATTTATGTAAGTACATCAGTGACCTCTGCAAGGAGTCAAAATCTTGACGCGAGAAACTCTGAACTGAAATCTTGTGGGTGCATGTTCAAGTACATGTTCCAAGTCTCATAAACCATCAACTCATTAATCGTAAATGGAGCAGACATATATCGCCATCTGAGTGATATGTTTTGTGGTCCAGTACATAGCAAATCTGCATGAGACTATGAGAATGTTAGTGATCTCTTACTTGGGCAATCTGTGTGCCACAGCACGCGATCCCTTTGTCCCAACAACTGGAGTACTTCAAGGAGTACCAGTCTAAGCTGGCCGCGGTGGCTGGGAGCAGCCAGGCTCGGTCGATCATCACCGGCTCGCTCTACATCATCAGCGCCGGTGCAAGTGACTTCGTCCAGAACTACTACATAAACCCTTTTCTTTTCAAGACCCAGACCGCCGGCCAGTTCTCCGACCGCCTCATCGGCATCTTCAGCAACACCGTGTCGGTAATAAGCAACTCACTGCCTGCACCAGCTTCCTGCTCCTCGGCGTACGTGGTTCAGGCGTTTAATTAAAGATCGTGTAAGCTTTAACCTTGGCCATCAAACTGTACGCAGAAACTCTACAGCATGGGAGCACGGCGCATCGGCGTGACGTCGCTGCCGCCGCTGGGCTGCCTCCCCGCGGCGATCACGCTGTTCGGCCATGGGAGCAACCGGTGCGTGTCGAGGCTCAACAGCGACTCCCAGAGCTTCAACAGGAAGATGAAAGCCACCGTCGACTCGCTGTCGAGCCGGTACCCTGATCTCAAGATCGCAGTGTTCGACATCTACACGCCCCTGTACGACCTCGTCACCTCTCCTGAATCACAAGGTATACATGACAGGCTTCTTACACTGCCAACTCCGtttcatatatatttgtgtTTGCTCGGTGGCTTGCTCCTGCTGAGACTGTGGAGTTATGGCGGCGTCAGGCTTCACGGAGGCGAGGCGGGGATGCTGCGGGACGGGCACGGTGGAGACGACGGTGCTCCTCTGCAACCCCAAATCGATCGGGACGTGCCCGAACGCGACGACGTACGTGTTCTGGGACGCCGTTCACCCGTCGGAGGCGGCCAACCAAGTGCTCGCCGACGCGCTCATCACGGAGGGCCTGGCCTTGGTTACATAGACCAGTGGAGCTACCTCTGCTCGTGGGGTCCAGCCTTCGACCAGTATATGTCCTTAGATGAAACAAGCTACAAGAATCTTGGAAGAAAATAACGTTGGTTCATAGTGCAAACTCCGAACTTTCAAACTCTGTAGTTGCTTGGGCTCTAAAGATCtctataatgattttttttcttgcttttgataTATTACTATACTAGTTAAATACTCGTACGTTGTAACAggacaaaaaatatttataaggAATGAGaaataagttaaaatatatattagtttacttgtgatgagtgattgatattggtatttatttcttttgatgatcttcggtgttgtatgagctttgatgtgatttgaattgatttgagatttaatttgagcatattgattatggactaactggaattggagttgaagatatatgtttgtttgtctcatggtatgcagatgatggatgcaacttggcaggatgatcggggtcaaacggagtgcttggtgctgaACGATCAAATAGATCAGacagagtcaagagtgatcctagctgaacgcATGGAGGTTAAGCAAAGTATACAAGTCGGATGAAGACAGtatgttaacaaagtcaaacaAAGGGGATGTTGTTGCAAGTGATAAAATAGCCTAAGGgatcggaagcgggagagacttaccggtgaTCATgatcgcaagatagagtacacacgtcgacatcggagcgcttgcttaagatgtaagcaagtggggagtcacgctttgagaagtgtgctaggATTTTGCAGTTTGGTCTAAATGAAACttgagtatgtggcaccatcgtgaagcttgagTCAAAAtgaaactaagtcgtgaaggcaccgcGGTCGTCcgatgaatcgagaagaaaatagaccaaaataccttcGATGATatgtaggagtgtactacaagatatgagtattttaggaaaaagctagaaaatttaaagatcaagttttctagacttataaatagaggggtagggctatggaagaagatgaacaagcCATTTTGAATACATTGtaccatccatatgagagccttgagctagaattttagaggagagaaagatgagtgcttagtctatgtattaggtgggagctttgtaagattttttttttgtaatctgtctaaaatagggttgatctctgctgcaataaaatttattttttttcatgttattgtgctcacctccttctagtttttatCTATTAGTTGCTTTacaattttacaagtttttcggtttccagatttgatttttattttgaattttttgtctaaaatttcagcaccttgtgaggtcatttttctgttgctagaggcataaaattcatacaAACATGTGAAGGgtcagtgacatcctaagagagggataggggtgaattaggacacttagaactatttcggctcaaaaaacaatacaagataaacctatatcaaattctatctagatgtggtataggtttatctagtgtgtttactctatcGCCCACGCATTACCTAAGGCGAAGATCTTGCGCTGGCCGTGTTTCAAATGCTGACGGAGGGGTCATCATGTGACGGGTTTGTTCGTCTGCCCGTTGCAACATGTTAATCCCTTATTGCATTTTCTCCGGGGTTCTTCTGGCTTCGTCGGCGGTACTCCGCGGCCTTAAGACTTGCTGCCAAGCTATTTAGCATGCGCGTTTTCTACGCAATTTGCCTCTCCAATTCTTTGACTTCTAGCCTGGCCGATCTTTCCTCTtcggttttttcttcttctccataCCCTCCTAGGTTACCGGGGTCATCAAACTCGTCAACAAGATGTGCTTTCCCTCTTTCTTCTGTCGAAGCATCGAAGCGAGTGCGAAGGTTAGCTTCCACTCTTTGATTGCTACAACTGCATCTTCCTAGAGAATATCTTTGTGACGAGCTTTGTCATCTCCTAGGgccaccacattcatagcatcttatCCTAGCTGGACGTCGTCAGCTTCACCGGTTGAAGTGTTAACTGGCTCCATCGTTGTAGGGAGTGTTTCAACCAAAGCCCCCACTGGAATCGGCTGCTCCGGCAACGTTGCCAATGTACCGAGTGGCTTCAGCTTCGTTTTGGGTGGCATGTCTTCACTATGTTCGATCCCCACGGTAGGCGACATTTGTTAGTGACTAAGTTACCAAACACTGGGGTTCGGCTTCGGCTCTTTCGGGGGAAAGCCGAAGGTTTCCTAAAGTGACGCGCTTATGGAAAACTGTGCGATATCATTAATGTCCACCGTCACTTCAGTTACAATGCCGGTCTATTTATAgtccgtactcaaccactctaAGTTATATTTTATAATGTTGCCCCTCTAATTGTCACATTTTCGGTATATtcaagggtattttggtacaATCCTAAGCACATTAATATATTTACAACTTTACCCTCCTCCTCTACACGGATTCCGACGGACTCTCAAAGGTCCATTACAAACTGGACCTTCGGCGCACCTTCAACTGGCTTCGTCATAGCATTGCAGGCTGGACTTCGGTCTTCGTCCGAAGGCCCACCAGAATCTTCACATGTCATGATACTCGACGTCGCGAGTTGACTTCGGTTTACTCCCGAAGGTATGAGTCACTTGCTCGAATGGTCTGTTTGTCTTATATTTTCTGAAATACACAACTGCATTCTTCGTCAATAAACAATGTTCACTAGAAGTCTTCGACCTACCGTCCGAAAGTGACGTGTGATACCATTCCCCAACCCATGCATTAACCTtgcttaaaaaaatcatgagttAGCGTGCAAAAATTAATCAGGAGTCACGTCGGCTCACCTTGGACGACGATGTCCGCCTTACATTACAGCCAACTACGAGCTCCGTCGATCTTGAATTCTTGATACGCCTTAAAGGAAGAGAATGTAACCGTAGCTGCATATAAGTACGTAGCTTGCCAATGTGTCGGCCACGGTGCAGATGGATGTGAAGAGCATGGCGTCCACGGCTGCTTTGCTGGCCGTGTCCCTGCTCCTCGTCGTCTCGGCGACGAACGGCGAGTCTAGGCGCAGCCGATCGTGTTCGGTGACTCGACCATCGACGTCGGAAACAACAACTACCTCCCCGGCGCGGTCTTCAAGGCCGACTACGCGCTGTACGGGGAGAACTTCAGGCGCCACGAGGCCACCGGGAGGTTCTCCCACGGCAGAATCGTCACCGACATCACGGGTTTGCTACGCGCGCACACTCGCGCATCTGTACACGTACCGCGCAGCAACTCTTCCGGGCACTCTTCGGCAGCTGTGTGACGACGAAGGTGTTTTTGTGGTTGCATGCAGCTGACACGCTCGGCTTCGATCGCTATGCACCCCAGTACCTCAGCCCGCAGGCGTCGGGGAAGAACCTGCTCAGCGGCGCCAACTTCGCCTCGGCGGCGTCCAGCTACTACGACAACACGGCGGCGATGTATGTAAGTATACATGAACATGCATGTACACGTTATTGCAAGAAACCCATTTTTAGCAGCACGTGAGACACGGTTCTGCATGCGAGTGACAACTGACAAGTATGTTAATTTACTTGTGCACACGTACGTGCAGGACGCGATCACGCTGACGACCCAGCAGCTAAAGTGCTACAAGGAGACCAGTCCAAGCTGGCCGCGGTGGCCGGACTCTCCAAGGCTCGCTTCATCCTCTCCGACGCGCTGTACGTCGTCAGTACGGGCACCGGCGACTTCCTCCAAAACTACTACCACAACGCCTCCCTGTCCCGCCGCTACGATGTCGACGGCTACTGCGACCTCCTCGTTGGCATCTTCTCCAACTTCACCAACGTCAGTAGGACACGCCTCGGCTCTGGATGCATGGCGCCCGCCATAGATAGATTCACACGTGTTTTGTTGCACGAATCTGTTG from Phragmites australis chromosome 8, lpPhrAust1.1, whole genome shotgun sequence includes:
- the LOC133926239 gene encoding GDSL esterase/lipase APG-like; its protein translation is MAARDSRAPAMVQVRCLLVLAVFLLVGTHGGDAQPLVPGVMTFGDSTVDVGNNDYLHTIIKANFPPYGRDFENHVATGRFCNGKLATDITADTLGFTSYAPAYLSPQASGKNLLMGANFASAGSGYYDHTARIYHAIPLSQQLEYFKEYQSKLAAVAGSSQARSIITGSLYIISAGASDFVQNYYINPFLFKTQTAGQFSDRLIGIFSNTVSKLYSMGARRIGVTSLPPLGCLPAAITLFGHGSNRCVSRLNSDSQSFNRKMKATVDSLSSRYPDLKIAVFDIYTPLYDLVTSPESQGFTEARRGCCGTGTVETTVLLCNPKSIGTCPNATTYVFWDAVHPSEAANQVLADALITEGLALVT